In Salvia miltiorrhiza cultivar Shanhuang (shh) chromosome 4, IMPLAD_Smil_shh, whole genome shotgun sequence, the DNA window CTATTGCTACGGCCTGTGCAGTATTACAGTTAGGAAGAAGATGCAGCGTGTAGAATACATGAGCATTTTCTGTTGTCTCAATTTTGAATGTAAAATTGTAAAGTTTGAGTGTATTTTAGATTAAATGTCTAGATTTATTCGTTGAGGTTGTGACGAGTTTTTCTTGTATCATTATTTTTCCTGATGTTCATTGGTCGTACTTTTCAACAGCTATGCCTTATTACGATTTTGATCATAAATGATATACATGCTCTAATGTGCAGGGATTTAAAAAGTCTTTTAACAGTGTTGGTTCGATTATATATTTCACTCTGAAATCTAACAGTTTTAACGTTATAAACATGATTTACATTATACATGGTGTCATAACACTGTTGTTACCTGGATGAAATCCTGTGTACTGCCTAGTgtattaattttactattttatattCCTGTGTCTCATTAAAAGTGGTTAAAGAGATGTAAAAATAGCTAAAAGTGATAGGATCTACACTTTTTTGTGTTAAATTTTATCCATTTTTAGTGGAATGGAGggaataataattattagttTAATAAAGAATTATAATTATTCAAGATGTGATTAAATACTTGTATTTAGCATGATTTTCCATTTTCTGCATTCTGTAAAATTCAGGAAACCTCAATAATCAGCCACCATCTTTGACCAAATCTTCATAAGCACTCACATCTCTACAGATCCTAATTCCTAATACGTCTTGCCACACGCATTGGTTATGTATTCTTTTAGTAAtaatatgtatatgtatttGTCAACATATGAGAAAATATACCTAAACATGTCTATAAAAGGTAAGATCCAAAACCATATATGACCTACACACTCTCTTAATTATCTTTGCAACTCCCACTAAAAATGCTGCTTCTGCTGCTCTTCCTCTCACTCCCTCCACTCTCAGCAGCACAACTCTGCCACCCCAACGACTTAGCCGCACTCTTAGCATTCAAAAACAGCTTCTCCAATCCAAACTCCTCCCTCCCTTCATGGGATCCTCAATTCCATTGCTGCAACTGGTACGGCGTCGAGTGCAACGACACCACCAACCGCGTCCTTGGCCTCGACATCGCCTCCGTTGATCTCCACGGCACAATCCCCCCTTCCCTCTCCAAACTCCACCACCTCCAGCGCCTCCGcctccacaagctcccaaacctCGTCGGCCCCATCCCCCCGGAGCTCGGGCAGCTCCCCCTCCTCGGCTACCTAGTCATAAGCTGGACTAACATCTCAGGGCCCATACCTAGTTTCCTCACCAATCTCCGCAGCCTCAGCTACCTCATCCTCTCCTTCAACCGCCTATCCGGCCCCATCCCGCCCTCCCTCCCGTCTCTCCCGTACCTCTACGCCATTGATCTCAGCCGCAACCTCCTCACCGGCCCAATACCGGAATCGTTCGGCCACTTTCTTCTCAGCACAGCACTGGACCTGTCCCACAACATGCTCTCCGGCGACATTCCGGCCTCTCTGGGCAATGTCAACTTCTCGAGGATTAAGTTGTCGAGAAATAAGCTGTCGGGAGACGCGTCGGTGCTGTTCGGAAAGGATAAGGTTGCCGACACCATCGACATCTCGAGGAACAGCTTCGAGTTTGATTTCTCCAAGGTGGGATTCATGGAGTCGTTGGACGTGCTGGACATATCTCACAACAAGATCTATGGGAGCATTCCGAAGCAGATAACGGAGGCTGTGTATTTGCAGTTTCTGAATGTTAGTTATAACAGAATGTGTGGGGAGATTCCGACAGGGTGGAAGTTGAAGTATAGGTCTGAGAGTTGGGATAATTCGTCTTTCTTCCATAACCGATGCCTCTGTGGGGTTCCATTGGATCCGTGTAAATGATCACACTTTCTTACAAATAATAATGGAGAACTTAAAAGAGTCCAATATTCACATGCTCCCAAATATCTAACCTTTATGCTGCAATAATGGAGTCAACTGCCCACTATTCTGACCAGACATTAATAATTGAAACACCTCCATCCATATCCAAAAATTGCACTAAAAAAACAAGGTAGTGCAGCGCGTAGCCATGGATGGTTGTCGAAGCATCATATCGAGATTAAAGATGTGCAAGTTGCGGTGAGGTAAGTTGCTAGCAAGATATTTTTGTTACAATCCTAATATATGCTTTGAAGTTTTGGTTGATACTATTAATATATAGTTGAAGATAATTTTAGGATCACAGATGTACTTCTGGATTTAAGTGATATACTTACTtggtgccaaaaaaaaaattgtcatttttgccatgtcattattttttttaaaaaagtaaaaatatatacaagaaattaaatcaTTACTAGGACTATAGCTTCTTTTTGTTACAACCTCAATGGATCGGGACGTTGATTTATGTATTATCGATAGTTCAAGACATTTTTAGGATTATGCATTTAGTTTTTTGTGTAAATTGACATtaatcattttaaaaatatattaatactttttatattatatttaatgtttttttaatactactttaatgtttttttttcatgaaatcTGTGAATAATGCAAAGCTGAATGGTTATGATTGATTTTAGTTAATACATaagattttttttcatttgatcACACCATAatatctttatctttatatatataaaaagcaaagtaaatgtcaatAAATTCAATTTGAAGGGTAAATTTGGAATTGAAAAAATTTGCATAAATTCATTATTGAAAATATTGAGCCACGTCAACGACACCACCAACCGCGTCCTTGGCCTCGACATCGCCTCCGTTGATCTCCACGGCACAATCCCCCCTTCCCTCTCCAAACTCCACCACCTCCAGCGCCTCCGcctccacaagctcccaaacctCGTCGGCCCCATCCCCCCGGAGCTCGGGCAGCTCCCCCTCCTCGGCTACCTAGTCATAAGCTGGACTAACATCT includes these proteins:
- the LOC131022242 gene encoding polygalacturonase inhibitor 1-like — protein: MLLLLLFLSLPPLSAAQLCHPNDLAALLAFKNSFSNPNSSLPSWDPQFHCCNWYGVECNDTTNRVLGLDIASVDLHGTIPPSLSKLHHLQRLRLHKLPNLVGPIPPELGQLPLLGYLVISWTNISGPIPSFLTNLRSLSYLILSFNRLSGPIPPSLPSLPYLYAIDLSRNLLTGPIPESFGHFLLSTALDLSHNMLSGDIPASLGNVNFSRIKLSRNKLSGDASVLFGKDKVADTIDISRNSFEFDFSKVGFMESLDVLDISHNKIYGSIPKQITEAVYLQFLNVSYNRMCGEIPTGWKLKYRSESWDNSSFFHNRCLCGVPLDPCK